In one Pseudarthrobacter sp. NBSH8 genomic region, the following are encoded:
- a CDS encoding ABC transporter ATP-binding protein translates to MLWKLLVEYLRPHRQLLIAVVIFQLAQSIASLYLPTLNADIIDEGVAKGDTGVILSLGGLMLGITLLQIICAVIAVYFGAKAAMGVGRDLRGAIFTRVGEFSEQEVTKFGAPSLITRSTNDVQQIQQLVLMAATMMVAAPMLAIGGVIMAVRQDVQLSWLIAVAVPVLMIGVGLIISRMVPLFRKMQVRIDTVNRVLREQLTGIRVVRAFVREDIESARFAQANEDVTDTALRAGRLMALAFPVVMLVLNVSSVAVIWFGSFRIEDGSMQVGTLIAFLSYLMQILMSVMMATFMAVMIPRAAVSADRIGDVLGTESSVRPPKNPLTSAVSSDGHRRGQLEMRDVGFAYPGADQPVLSGLSFTAKAGQTTAIIGSTGAGKTTLVNLMPRLFDATTGSVRVDGVDVRELHPDLLWGHIGLVPQRPYLFTGTVRSNLQYGKPDATEDECWSALEIAQARDFVEEMEGGLDAPISQGGTNVSGGQRQRLAIARALVKRPELYIFDDSFSSLDTGTDARLRQALKRNTAGATLVIIAQRVSSIVDADQILVLDDGRIVARGTHWELLEDSETYREIVSSQLAAEETV, encoded by the coding sequence TTGCTCTGGAAACTTCTTGTTGAATACCTGCGGCCGCACCGGCAACTGCTGATCGCCGTCGTGATTTTCCAGCTGGCGCAATCCATCGCGTCGCTGTACCTGCCCACGCTGAACGCGGACATCATTGATGAGGGCGTGGCCAAGGGGGATACAGGCGTCATCCTCAGCCTGGGCGGCCTGATGCTGGGAATAACGCTGCTGCAGATCATCTGTGCCGTGATTGCCGTGTACTTCGGGGCGAAGGCGGCCATGGGGGTGGGCCGGGATCTGCGTGGGGCCATCTTCACCCGGGTGGGGGAGTTCTCCGAACAGGAAGTGACCAAGTTCGGCGCGCCCAGCCTGATCACCCGCTCCACGAACGACGTCCAACAGATCCAGCAGCTGGTGCTGATGGCGGCCACCATGATGGTGGCCGCGCCCATGCTCGCCATCGGCGGCGTAATCATGGCCGTCCGGCAGGACGTGCAGCTGTCCTGGCTGATCGCCGTCGCCGTGCCCGTGCTGATGATCGGGGTGGGCCTGATCATCAGCCGGATGGTGCCGCTGTTCCGGAAGATGCAGGTCCGGATCGACACCGTAAACCGCGTGCTCCGGGAGCAGCTCACCGGCATCCGGGTGGTGCGCGCGTTCGTCCGGGAGGACATCGAGAGCGCCCGCTTTGCCCAGGCCAATGAGGACGTCACGGACACCGCGCTGCGTGCCGGCCGGCTGATGGCGCTCGCGTTCCCCGTGGTGATGCTGGTGCTGAACGTCTCGTCCGTGGCCGTGATCTGGTTCGGCTCGTTCCGGATCGAGGACGGCTCCATGCAGGTGGGCACGCTCATCGCGTTCCTGAGCTACCTGATGCAAATCCTGATGTCCGTCATGATGGCCACGTTCATGGCGGTGATGATCCCGCGCGCCGCGGTCTCCGCGGACCGGATCGGCGATGTCCTGGGCACCGAGTCGAGTGTCCGGCCGCCTAAGAATCCGCTCACCAGTGCGGTGTCGTCCGACGGGCACCGCCGCGGGCAGCTGGAAATGCGCGACGTCGGATTCGCCTACCCGGGTGCCGACCAGCCCGTCCTCTCCGGGCTCAGCTTCACCGCGAAGGCAGGGCAGACGACGGCGATCATCGGCAGCACCGGTGCCGGCAAGACCACCCTGGTGAACCTCATGCCGCGGCTGTTTGACGCCACCACCGGCTCGGTCCGGGTGGACGGGGTGGATGTGCGCGAGCTGCACCCGGACCTGCTGTGGGGGCACATCGGGCTGGTGCCGCAGCGGCCCTACCTGTTCACCGGCACCGTCCGCAGCAACCTGCAGTACGGCAAACCAGATGCCACCGAGGACGAGTGCTGGTCCGCCCTTGAGATTGCGCAGGCGCGGGACTTCGTGGAGGAGATGGAGGGCGGCCTGGACGCACCCATTTCCCAGGGCGGCACCAACGTCTCCGGTGGGCAGCGGCAGCGGCTGGCCATCGCCCGGGCCCTGGTGAAACGGCCCGAACTGTATATCTTTGACGACTCGTTCTCCTCCCTGGACACCGGCACCGACGCCCGGCTGCGGCAGGCGCTCAAGCGCAACACGGCCGGCGCCACCCTGGTGATCATCGCCCAGCGGGTGTCCAGCATCGTGGATGCGGACCAGATTTTAGTGCTCGACGACGGCAGGATCGTTGCGCGCGGAACGCACTGGGAGCTGCTGGAGGACTCCGAGACGTACCGGGAGATTGTCTCCTCCCAGCTGGCAGCGGAGGAGACGGTGTGA
- a CDS encoding DUF4193 domain-containing protein codes for MATDYDEVRSDVKETQDRSLEALQSANAPDARSVVNELDEADAFDEGLTPGGEIVAEELIVQVIPQAADEFTCYSCFLVRHRSQLARESNGHSYCIECEG; via the coding sequence GTGGCAACCGATTACGACGAAGTCCGTTCCGACGTCAAGGAAACCCAGGACCGTTCCCTGGAGGCATTACAGTCCGCGAACGCCCCGGATGCCCGCAGCGTCGTCAATGAACTGGACGAAGCGGATGCATTCGATGAGGGCCTGACTCCCGGTGGAGAGATCGTCGCCGAGGAGCTCATCGTTCAGGTCATTCCCCAGGCCGCGGACGAGTTCACCTGCTATTCCTGTTTCCTCGTCCGGCACCGGTCTCAACTCGCCCGCGAAAGCAACGGCCACTCATACTGCATCGAGTGCGAGGGTTAA
- a CDS encoding GlsB/YeaQ/YmgE family stress response membrane protein translates to MGILGFLLLGLIAGAIAKAILPGRQGGGWLVTMVLGVVGAILGGWIGSLIFGGGLAEFFDLRTWLLAILGALVVLGIYGAVTRRSHA, encoded by the coding sequence ATGGGAATTCTCGGATTTCTTTTGCTCGGCCTGATTGCAGGAGCCATCGCCAAGGCCATACTCCCCGGCCGGCAAGGCGGAGGCTGGCTGGTCACGATGGTCCTTGGCGTCGTCGGAGCGATCCTCGGGGGATGGATTGGCTCGCTGATCTTCGGCGGTGGCCTCGCGGAATTTTTTGACCTGAGGACCTGGCTGCTGGCCATTCTTGGGGCTTTGGTCGTCCTCGGAATCTACGGGGCGGTGACCCGCAGGAGCCACGCCTGA
- a CDS encoding CsbD family protein gives MGLDDKIENTAEKLGGKGKEVAGEAKGDPGLKAEGKGDQAKADLKQAGEKVKDAFKK, from the coding sequence GTGGGTTTGGACGACAAGATCGAGAACACCGCCGAGAAGCTTGGCGGCAAGGGCAAGGAAGTAGCCGGCGAAGCCAAAGGCGATCCGGGCCTGAAAGCCGAAGGCAAGGGCGACCAGGCCAAGGCAGACCTGAAACAGGCCGGCGAGAAGGTCAAAGACGCCTTCAAGAAGTAA
- a CDS encoding DUF1345 domain-containing protein, which produces MTTHNGQQAHAEHRWPAVVGLLVALSLYATLPTAFLEGVRYAVVIVGLGLLIPLVVLNPRRLTRQTRWSRYLSVGQALLLVVANEAALVQLVIALAGPNNTDGPNLLLATLQVWVTNVIAFALVYWELDRGGPVSRRHTTRQELPQADFRFPQDEDHDAVKEVAARSSAKSGWTASFIDYVYFSLSNSMAFSPTDTMPLSARAKSLMGLEAFGGFVLLALVIAHAVSLLGQ; this is translated from the coding sequence ATGACGACCCACAACGGACAACAGGCCCACGCTGAGCACCGCTGGCCTGCCGTCGTTGGCCTGCTCGTTGCCCTGAGCCTGTACGCGACATTGCCCACAGCATTCCTGGAGGGCGTTCGCTACGCGGTGGTCATCGTTGGGCTGGGCCTCCTGATCCCGCTTGTTGTCCTGAATCCCCGCCGTCTCACGCGCCAAACACGCTGGTCGAGGTATCTTTCCGTAGGCCAGGCACTGCTGCTGGTCGTAGCGAATGAGGCCGCCCTGGTGCAGCTGGTCATCGCCCTCGCAGGACCTAACAACACTGACGGCCCAAACCTTCTGCTCGCCACACTTCAGGTATGGGTAACGAACGTCATCGCCTTTGCGCTGGTCTATTGGGAACTGGACAGGGGCGGCCCTGTGTCCCGCCGGCACACCACGCGCCAAGAGCTGCCCCAGGCAGACTTCCGGTTCCCCCAGGATGAAGACCACGACGCCGTCAAGGAAGTTGCCGCCAGGTCTTCGGCAAAGAGCGGCTGGACGGCGTCGTTCATTGACTACGTCTACTTCTCGCTCTCTAATTCCATGGCCTTCAGCCCAACGGACACGATGCCCCTCTCTGCCCGGGCAAAATCACTCATGGGCCTCGAAGCCTTCGGCGGCTTCGTGCTGCTGGCGCTCGTCATCGCCCATGCCGTTTCCCTGCTCGGCCAATAG
- a CDS encoding glutaminase encodes MTTALKAPPLDRILDDIVRSHRPQQETGAVPANIPLLAAVPFDRFGIAVATTSGRVFRSGDADVPFSIQSISKVFTLAMALRGDSSGSLWSRVLREPSGTSFNSLVQLELEHGIPRNPFINAGALVVTDHLMEETSDAATQVLRFLTDQAGSPGPLIDEAAAASELSSSSRNLALAHFLKGFGNLRQSAESVVENYVRQCSIMMTCVEVAKAGLFLARDGRGALGSVLSPSDAKRIGSIMLTCGMYDAAGEFAYRVGLPGKSGVGGGILVIVPGVCAICVWSPRLDAKGNSQAGTAALADLSDRTGWSVF; translated from the coding sequence ATGACCACAGCACTCAAAGCACCACCGTTGGACCGGATACTGGACGACATCGTCCGCAGCCACAGGCCACAGCAGGAAACCGGTGCTGTCCCGGCCAACATCCCACTCCTGGCAGCGGTACCCTTCGACAGGTTCGGGATCGCCGTCGCCACCACTTCCGGAAGGGTGTTCCGTTCCGGCGATGCCGACGTCCCCTTTTCCATCCAGAGCATCTCCAAGGTGTTCACACTGGCAATGGCGCTTCGAGGCGACAGTTCCGGATCGCTGTGGTCCCGCGTGCTGCGCGAACCGTCCGGCACCTCGTTTAACTCTCTGGTCCAGCTGGAACTGGAGCACGGCATCCCGCGGAACCCTTTCATCAACGCCGGTGCCCTGGTGGTAACCGATCATCTGATGGAAGAAACGTCCGACGCCGCCACGCAGGTGTTGCGGTTTCTCACCGACCAGGCCGGCAGCCCAGGGCCCCTCATCGATGAGGCCGCCGCAGCCAGCGAGTTATCCAGCAGCAGCCGCAACCTGGCGTTGGCGCACTTCCTGAAGGGCTTCGGCAACCTGAGGCAGTCCGCGGAGTCAGTGGTGGAAAACTACGTCCGCCAATGCTCCATCATGATGACCTGCGTTGAAGTCGCCAAAGCCGGACTCTTCCTCGCCCGCGACGGCCGGGGAGCGCTCGGAAGTGTGCTGTCCCCCAGCGACGCGAAACGCATCGGCTCCATCATGCTGACGTGCGGGATGTACGACGCCGCCGGCGAATTCGCGTACCGCGTGGGCCTTCCCGGAAAAAGCGGTGTGGGCGGCGGGATCCTGGTGATCGTTCCAGGTGTTTGCGCCATTTGTGTCTGGAGCCCGCGGCTGGACGCCAAAGGAAACTCCCAGGCCGGCACCGCGGCTCTCGCCGACCTTTCCGACCGCACCGGCTGGTCCGTTTTCTGA
- a CDS encoding CdaR family transcriptional regulator — MAAVTVDDILSDLPLGFASLILRPAAASSAIERLLIVDADDETSDGGAAFVLLIGVRGRSALPALRRLLKNPPPVVAVKGRLEELTEAQELLRDAGIGLLLVDPEADWDRLLSIAKDRIQPRSYQSEVLTLLEEDLFAIAQTTARLTSSHVVIEDAANKVLAYSTVSNDIDELRKASILARRGPRKYELLLKDLGAYRELHRTRLPVRVPARPQDGLRERVAVTLFAGDRIMGYIWLQETGDGFGPDIDHVLKGSVARASAELIRHRNQQSVHMREDRVVRILSGSAEAAASAYSEKISAERPAALILIGMPDSEAQADDAALKHGELANLASIHAAAYKASAVVGQFKGDTAVIVPGLQSTAAEPGLRSLAESIVRDAVKHLGINPFAAVGPVVPDLLSLHSTTQITEALLSCVGTSPDRDVATVDDFEGEILFREAVQNFTSSTFRHRSLSALLRQDAELAETLHAYFEASLDVAECASRMGLHKNTVYYRISKASRATGLNFGNPRDSLVALLHVQEWAGTPKEQLGRK, encoded by the coding sequence ATGGCAGCGGTTACGGTGGACGATATTCTCTCGGACCTCCCTCTGGGTTTCGCCAGCCTCATCCTCCGGCCTGCCGCCGCCAGCTCTGCGATCGAACGGCTCCTGATAGTGGATGCGGATGATGAAACGTCCGACGGCGGCGCGGCCTTTGTCCTGCTGATCGGCGTCCGCGGCCGCTCGGCTTTGCCCGCGTTGCGGCGGCTCCTGAAGAACCCTCCGCCGGTGGTCGCGGTCAAGGGAAGGCTCGAAGAGCTCACCGAAGCCCAGGAACTGCTCCGTGATGCCGGCATTGGCCTGCTCCTGGTGGATCCGGAGGCTGACTGGGACAGGCTGCTGTCCATTGCCAAGGACCGCATCCAGCCGCGCAGCTACCAGAGCGAAGTGCTGACGCTGCTGGAAGAGGACCTGTTTGCCATCGCCCAGACCACCGCCCGGCTCACCTCCAGCCACGTGGTCATCGAAGACGCCGCCAACAAGGTTCTGGCATACTCCACCGTTTCGAACGACATCGACGAACTGCGCAAGGCCTCCATCCTGGCCCGGCGGGGTCCGCGTAAATACGAGCTGCTGCTGAAGGACCTGGGCGCCTACCGTGAACTGCATAGGACCCGGCTGCCGGTGCGGGTACCGGCCCGGCCCCAGGACGGGCTGCGGGAACGGGTGGCCGTCACACTGTTCGCCGGGGACCGGATCATGGGCTACATCTGGCTGCAGGAAACCGGGGACGGCTTCGGCCCCGACATTGACCATGTGCTGAAAGGATCTGTTGCCCGGGCCTCCGCGGAGCTGATCCGACACCGCAACCAGCAGTCTGTGCACATGCGCGAGGATCGCGTTGTGCGGATCCTGTCAGGTTCGGCGGAAGCCGCTGCCAGTGCTTACAGCGAGAAGATCTCCGCTGAGCGCCCGGCCGCATTGATCCTGATAGGTATGCCCGACTCCGAAGCCCAAGCCGACGACGCAGCACTCAAGCACGGCGAACTCGCCAATCTGGCATCCATCCACGCAGCCGCCTACAAAGCGTCCGCCGTCGTGGGCCAGTTCAAGGGTGACACGGCCGTCATTGTTCCTGGCCTGCAGTCAACCGCCGCGGAGCCCGGGCTGCGGAGCCTGGCCGAGTCCATCGTCCGGGATGCCGTTAAGCACCTCGGCATCAACCCGTTCGCAGCCGTCGGTCCGGTAGTCCCGGACCTGCTGTCCCTGCACTCAACCACCCAAATCACCGAGGCCCTGTTGAGTTGTGTGGGCACGTCTCCGGACAGGGACGTTGCCACGGTGGACGACTTCGAAGGAGAGATTCTCTTCCGCGAGGCGGTCCAGAATTTCACGTCCTCGACGTTCCGCCACCGCAGTCTTTCCGCACTGCTGCGGCAGGATGCCGAACTCGCGGAAACCCTGCACGCGTACTTTGAAGCCTCGCTCGATGTTGCCGAATGCGCCAGCCGGATGGGGCTGCACAAGAACACCGTCTATTACCGGATCAGCAAGGCATCCCGGGCGACCGGCCTGAACTTCGGCAACCCGCGGGACTCGCTGGTGGCCCTGCTCCATGTCCAGGAATGGGCCGGCACACCTAAAGAACAACTGGGCAGGAAATGA
- a CDS encoding thioredoxin family protein: MKKPLLSIALAGVLVALGASSCAAPGSTSSGSSAADETTAAQATSPASAPSAAAPDTAPAAASAGQAGSFTTYTPEAVSSASETEKVVLFFHATWCSTCKLLASDIEANAASIPAGVKILKVDYDSETALKQKYGVTLQHTLVQVKPDGSQIAKWSLSRDLNALVKEIR; this comes from the coding sequence GTGAAAAAGCCGCTTCTGTCCATTGCGTTGGCGGGAGTCCTGGTTGCCCTGGGCGCCTCGTCGTGCGCCGCACCAGGCAGCACCAGCTCCGGCTCGTCCGCCGCCGACGAAACCACCGCAGCGCAGGCCACTTCCCCGGCGAGCGCACCGTCCGCAGCGGCGCCCGACACGGCGCCGGCAGCGGCAAGTGCCGGACAAGCGGGCAGCTTCACCACCTACACCCCCGAGGCTGTATCTTCGGCGTCGGAGACGGAGAAGGTCGTCCTGTTCTTCCACGCCACCTGGTGCTCCACCTGCAAGCTGCTCGCCTCCGACATCGAGGCAAATGCCGCCAGCATCCCCGCCGGCGTCAAAATCCTTAAAGTGGACTACGACTCCGAGACCGCGCTCAAACAAAAATACGGCGTGACCCTCCAACACACCCTCGTGCAGGTGAAGCCGGACGGCTCGCAGATCGCCAAGTGGAGCCTGAGCCGGGATCTGAATGCTCTTGTCAAGGAGATCCGCTAG
- a CDS encoding cytochrome c biogenesis CcdA family protein, with the protein MELLPLAFLAGILTVLSPCVLPLLPVVLAGSAAESNRRAPYIIIASLAVSVVLFTLLIKATTVLLGVPSDAWLIISGALVAFIGASLAFPRAWDWISERLKLQEASGRLSAGTASRSGTSRSVLLGFSLGPAFTSCSPTYGLILAVVLPSNFTVGLSNLAAYTLGLAAVLLFVALGGRKVTKRLGWATNPQGTFRRGLGVFLILVGLLIASGQVRAVETWLIENGFLGTVSLEQSFLDSSPDHQDQLGGRGQQGVAGGPDAAVVYGPRTG; encoded by the coding sequence ATGGAACTCCTGCCGCTCGCGTTCCTCGCCGGCATCCTCACCGTCCTCTCCCCCTGTGTCCTGCCGCTGCTGCCGGTGGTCCTCGCCGGTTCCGCTGCCGAGTCGAACCGCCGGGCGCCATACATCATCATCGCCAGCCTGGCCGTCTCAGTGGTGCTTTTCACCCTGCTGATCAAGGCCACCACCGTGCTGCTGGGGGTGCCCAGTGACGCGTGGCTGATTATCTCCGGGGCCCTGGTGGCGTTCATCGGAGCATCGCTCGCCTTCCCCCGGGCCTGGGACTGGATCTCGGAACGGCTCAAACTGCAGGAAGCGTCCGGCCGGCTGTCCGCGGGCACAGCTTCGCGCAGCGGGACTTCCCGCAGCGTTCTTCTCGGGTTCTCCCTTGGCCCTGCTTTTACCAGCTGCAGCCCCACCTACGGGCTGATCCTCGCCGTCGTCCTCCCATCCAACTTCACCGTCGGCCTCAGCAACCTCGCCGCCTATACGCTGGGCCTGGCGGCTGTCCTGCTGTTCGTGGCCCTTGGCGGACGCAAAGTGACCAAACGCCTGGGATGGGCCACAAACCCCCAGGGCACGTTTCGCCGAGGCCTCGGCGTCTTCCTGATCCTGGTGGGGCTGCTGATCGCCTCCGGGCAGGTCCGCGCCGTCGAAACCTGGCTGATCGAGAACGGGTTCCTGGGCACCGTGTCACTGGAACAGAGCTTCCTCGACTCGTCACCGGACCACCAGGACCAGTTGGGCGGCCGGGGCCAGCAAGGCGTGGCCGGTGGCCCGGACGCCGCGGTGGTCTACGGCCCGCGGACGGGGTAG
- a CDS encoding response regulator transcription factor produces the protein MVERGIAVVVEDDDDVRESLKEVLQQSGFAVFATSSGMEGVETVREHDPVIVTMDVGLPDFDGIEAARRIRTFSDAYLIIVSGRVEEADALMGFEAGADDYLTKPFRPRELRARIAAMLRRPRSRNSTAGVTAPAHPPQAVQQRAPQAVPASVPDASLAHTGAALLCDFEHNGLTLHEGTRSTAIHGVPLDLTRTQFDLLLVLMENGRVVQTKADLVRRLRNEPYNTGSFVTAGEERAVEVHLGNLRKRLGDSSRSPRWIETVRGVGYRMAFQRLPSVPSAPANIGDHLAAGQLVP, from the coding sequence ATGGTAGAGCGGGGCATCGCAGTTGTGGTCGAAGACGACGACGACGTCAGGGAATCCCTCAAAGAGGTGCTCCAGCAGTCTGGCTTTGCCGTCTTTGCAACGTCCTCGGGGATGGAAGGCGTGGAGACTGTGCGGGAGCACGACCCCGTCATTGTGACCATGGACGTTGGCCTCCCGGATTTTGACGGGATCGAAGCCGCGCGCCGGATCCGCACGTTCAGCGACGCGTACCTCATCATCGTCTCGGGCAGGGTGGAGGAGGCCGATGCGCTGATGGGCTTCGAGGCCGGCGCAGACGACTATCTCACCAAACCGTTCCGTCCGCGGGAGCTGCGTGCCCGGATCGCGGCCATGCTCCGGCGCCCGCGCTCGCGGAATTCCACGGCGGGCGTCACGGCCCCGGCTCACCCTCCGCAGGCGGTGCAGCAACGCGCGCCTCAAGCTGTGCCCGCCTCCGTCCCCGACGCTTCACTTGCCCACACCGGTGCGGCCCTCCTGTGCGATTTTGAGCACAATGGCCTGACCCTGCACGAAGGCACACGGTCCACTGCCATCCACGGGGTGCCGTTGGATTTGACGCGTACGCAGTTTGATCTTCTTCTTGTCCTGATGGAGAACGGACGAGTGGTGCAGACCAAGGCGGACCTGGTCCGCCGGCTCCGGAATGAGCCGTACAACACCGGCTCTTTCGTTACTGCCGGAGAGGAGCGCGCCGTCGAAGTCCACCTCGGCAACCTTCGCAAGCGGCTCGGTGACAGTTCCCGGTCTCCGCGTTGGATCGAGACCGTGCGTGGAGTGGGTTACCGGATGGCGTTCCAACGTTTGCCTTCGGTGCCGTCAGCTCCCGCGAACATCGGGGATCACCTGGCAGCCGGGCAGTTGGTGCCGTAG
- a CDS encoding glycosyltransferase family 2 protein, whose amino-acid sequence MITVLIPAHNEAAGIGATLNSLKSQSRRPDRVIVVADNCTDATEAIALAEGAEVLRTEGNTDKKAGALNFALGGLLPGAGPEDLILIQDADSQLAHDFVERAVAHLRRDSRLGAVGGVFRGGHGGGFVGHLQRNEYARYARDVKRLKGKCLVVTGTAALFRARTLRDVIAARLDGSLPPGNGRGGVYDTSVLTEDNELSFALLTLRYRIKSPADCKLVTEVMPTWRELWAQRLRWKRGAVENCVQYGWTRVTRPYWGRQLLALVGVLITLAYFGTVAFALGTGAGLNIQPFWLAVTGVFVIERVVTVRLRGWKYMLAAATMYELVIDLFLQVVHAKAYLDAALNKKKAW is encoded by the coding sequence GTGATTACGGTCCTGATTCCGGCGCACAATGAGGCGGCGGGTATCGGCGCAACGCTGAATTCCCTAAAGTCGCAGAGCCGCCGCCCGGACAGGGTGATCGTGGTGGCAGATAACTGCACTGATGCCACGGAGGCGATAGCCCTCGCCGAGGGCGCCGAAGTTCTGCGCACCGAAGGCAATACAGACAAGAAGGCTGGTGCCCTGAACTTCGCCCTGGGCGGGCTCCTGCCTGGCGCCGGGCCCGAAGACCTGATCCTCATCCAGGACGCCGATTCCCAGCTGGCCCATGACTTTGTGGAACGGGCCGTGGCCCATTTGCGGCGCGATTCCCGGCTGGGCGCCGTGGGCGGCGTCTTCCGCGGCGGTCACGGCGGCGGGTTCGTAGGGCACCTGCAGCGTAACGAATATGCGCGGTATGCCCGCGACGTGAAGCGGCTCAAGGGCAAGTGCCTGGTGGTGACGGGCACCGCGGCCCTGTTCCGGGCGCGTACGCTCCGCGATGTCATCGCGGCCAGGCTGGACGGGTCACTGCCGCCGGGCAATGGCCGCGGCGGGGTGTACGACACCTCCGTCCTGACCGAGGATAACGAACTGTCGTTTGCCCTGCTGACCCTGCGGTACCGGATCAAATCGCCCGCTGACTGCAAGCTGGTGACCGAGGTGATGCCGACCTGGCGCGAACTGTGGGCACAGCGGCTCCGGTGGAAGCGCGGAGCAGTGGAGAACTGCGTGCAGTACGGCTGGACCCGGGTCACGCGCCCATACTGGGGCCGGCAACTCCTGGCCTTGGTGGGCGTCCTGATAACGCTGGCCTACTTCGGCACGGTGGCGTTTGCACTGGGCACGGGGGCCGGGCTGAACATTCAGCCGTTCTGGCTGGCCGTGACCGGTGTCTTCGTGATCGAACGTGTGGTCACGGTCCGGCTGCGGGGATGGAAATACATGCTCGCGGCCGCCACCATGTACGAGCTGGTGATCGACCTGTTCCTGCAGGTGGTCCATGCGAAGGCGTACCTGGACGCAGCCCTCAACAAAAAGAAAGCCTGGTAA
- a CDS encoding sensor histidine kinase, with product MGNESALDEVVVVDGVITDHHPLDFHTLGLAGCIDRLTVPLRQQGTAVRWDTPHWGIEIPADCASLLYQSAREALSNVFKYAGAGEITVQLSAVGHGIRLVVSDDGTGFDCELALSGKNHGYGLRLMSVAVQKAGGTASVRSKPGQGTTVTVTLPLD from the coding sequence ATGGGGAACGAATCAGCTCTGGACGAAGTCGTTGTGGTGGATGGCGTGATCACTGATCATCACCCGCTCGACTTCCACACCTTGGGGCTGGCCGGTTGCATTGACCGGTTGACCGTGCCTCTCCGTCAGCAGGGAACGGCAGTCCGCTGGGATACTCCGCACTGGGGCATCGAGATCCCGGCGGACTGCGCGTCCCTCCTCTACCAATCGGCGCGCGAAGCGCTGAGCAACGTCTTCAAGTACGCCGGCGCCGGCGAGATCACCGTCCAGTTATCCGCAGTTGGCCACGGCATCCGCCTGGTCGTGTCCGACGACGGCACGGGCTTTGATTGCGAACTCGCGTTGAGTGGCAAGAACCACGGCTACGGGCTGCGGCTGATGTCCGTGGCGGTGCAAAAGGCCGGCGGGACCGCCAGCGTCCGTTCGAAGCCAGGGCAGGGCACCACCGTGACGGTTACCCTACCTCTGGACTGA
- a CDS encoding SRPBCC family protein, with the protein MSSKVEKRIVVDVPVGTAYNQWTQFEDFPRFMGGVESVTQLSDNRLKWVAHIAGVRRHWEATIVEQIPDRRIEWASTEGARNSGAVEFSDAGGNKTQLSLTLDYQPEGMVEKVGDLLHVVARQAEHDLKQFKEFIEHEGHATGAWRESAPTSEPSASNRYAHLFDQTGGLVDLEGESDGTADGEIHSAAERKGHKPDDGGAIPPLSGNLGDR; encoded by the coding sequence GTGAGCAGCAAAGTGGAGAAGCGGATTGTGGTTGATGTGCCGGTCGGCACGGCCTACAACCAGTGGACTCAGTTTGAGGATTTTCCACGGTTTATGGGTGGCGTCGAGAGCGTGACCCAGCTCAGTGACAACCGCCTGAAGTGGGTGGCCCACATTGCCGGAGTCCGTCGGCACTGGGAAGCCACCATCGTGGAGCAGATCCCGGACCGCAGGATTGAGTGGGCGTCCACAGAGGGGGCCAGGAACTCCGGCGCCGTGGAATTCTCCGACGCCGGCGGCAACAAAACCCAGCTTTCGCTCACTCTCGACTACCAGCCGGAGGGCATGGTGGAGAAGGTCGGCGACCTGCTCCACGTCGTGGCCCGCCAGGCGGAACACGACCTGAAGCAGTTCAAGGAATTCATCGAACACGAGGGCCACGCCACCGGGGCCTGGCGGGAATCCGCCCCGACCAGCGAGCCGTCGGCGTCCAACCGGTACGCGCACCTGTTCGACCAGACCGGCGGCCTGGTGGACCTGGAGGGCGAGTCGGACGGAACAGCCGACGGCGAGATTCACAGCGCGGCTGAACGCAAGGGACACAAACCCGACGACGGCGGCGCCATCCCGCCGCTCAGCGGAAACCTGGGCGACCGCTGA